The Anopheles moucheti chromosome 3, idAnoMoucSN_F20_07, whole genome shotgun sequence genome contains the following window.
CAAAGTAAACTATGTCTGTTCTAAGCCAGGGTTACATACAAATCGATcctaatttaaataaattccatCATCCGATTACTCTTGTCCTACTTGTTGACCGACCGACAGAGAAATGCACTCTTCAACCAGCCCTTCCAAACGGGAGCGTAAACAGATTGgattgaaaggaaaaaattgcgattgaaaacaacaaaaacttttgTTCTGCTTTTTGCGTCTCTTTGTTTCGTATTATTCAATCGTGCGATTTCGGTTACAATTCCGTTTGAGATTTTCTGCATTTCCGCCACAACATTGCTTGCAACAGTCGCTCGGGTAAGTGTGTAAGTTTTCGCCGTAATGATGAAATAGGCCAATGTTTTCGTACACTTGCAGCCGTCTCGGTGCGATGGATGTGTCGCCGTCCGTCGAATCGAGCCTTACTAcgggcaccaccaccatccaatCGCTTCCGACCGAGGTGCTGACCGCAATCTTTCACAATCTTCGCGTTCCCGATCTGGCCTCGGTACGTCAAACCTGCAGACACTGGTATGAGATAGTGATCAACAACCGAACGCTTATGAATCGGTTTGTCCTGTCCCTGCGGAACTTCCGGATAGAGGAAGGCGTCGAACCGTGCCTGGTGCTGGAGAATACACGCAGCACGTTCGAGAAAGTATGCTTAAAATCCTGCGTCATCAGTCCCGCCCCGATGCTGTGGCGCTCCATCGGTAGTCACACGGTAGAGCTGACACTGAATGAGTGCACAATCAGTGGCGAAACATTGGTGGGGGTGCTACAGTCTACGCGGGATAACTTACGGTCGCTAACGATTAAATCGATCAAGTTTGATGGTCCACAAATCTATAACGCACCGATCGATTTTCGCCTTGAACGGTTACATTCGCTCACGATACGATCCTCCTTCCTGTACGATGGTTTCTTGAACCTGTTGAAGCGCATCTGTCCCAACTTAAAGGCGATTAAGCTAACGTTTTCCTCGTACGAACGGTGGGGTGAACAGTTGGTAAGTTTTGTGGCCATGTTAAGTGCCACCCTCGAAGCAATTACTCTTAGCTACACAAAAGCGACCGGTGCGTTGCTGCAGCAAATCGGCCGCATCAAGAATCTACGGTTACGAAAGGTTTCAGTGAAATCGTGCTTTGCAATCAAGGAATACGACATACTGCAGCTAGCACGCTTGCAACCAACGATAGTGCACCTGAATCTGGACAATCTATTCTCCGCCAGCGAACACTTTCTGCATGCCCTCAGTGCCTTTCTGCCGCAGATGAAGCGCATCAAGCTTCGGGTGGCCCGCATCAACAATCTGCATCGGTCGTTTTTAGTCAAGATGCCGCAGCTAAACTACCTAAAGATTACGGACGCCACGCAGATGAAGGGCAACATTGATCTGAGTGCGTACGAAAATCCCGCGCTCGAGAAGCTGTTCGTTTCGGCGGCAATGTTTTCGCGCAACACACTTCCACGGTTTTTCGAGCGCTGCCCCAACATACGCAGCCTGACGCTGTACCAGTGTACGTACGAAAACATTCACGATCTGCAGATCGCTTTTTCACACCTGAAAGGACTGGAGTATTTGAATCTGCAGCGCACAATCGACCTGGGCGATAGCTTCTTCAACCGGGACGTGTTCGATACGATCGTGATGCCGTTCGAGCGAATACGGTTCTACCCGATCGCGAACCTGCACAAGCTGTGCTATCTCAATCTCAGCCACTGCCGGGATCTGTCCGATCAGGCCCTGATGGCGTTGCGGTTTCCGCTGCTAAAGAAGATCGATCTGCGGGGTTTGTACATAACCGAGGCGGGCATTGCGACGCTCGTGCGTGACTGTCCGCAGCTCGAGTACGTGCTGGTGGACGCCTGCAAGCGTATCTGTGATACAGCCGTGCTGTACCTGTGCAGGGATCTGCGCAACCTGCGGTTGCTGAATCTGGAAAGCTGTAAAGCAATCACCGACCTGTCGGTGGAACATATCGTGCGGCACTGTCGCAGCTTGGTGTGGCTTAATGCGCTCAACTGTCCGCAGCTGAGCGAGGACGCGAAAGCACGGTTAAGAAACGTACGCACAATACGATCACTGCACGTGTGAAGCCACGTGGTGCTAGGATACCGAACTGCCCTTTTTCCGATCCCCATTCTGGGCACAGCCCTGGGATGTGCAAGAACAATAATCTACTGCTTTTTTCGGAACCGGGAAATTCACCTTCTCCTTAAGTGTAGCGTGActgtttgaaaacaaaaccaagtaTACGGTTGgttttatacatattttttttgtttgttttgttatgctttCGATTAGCGAACGAGGGACAGTGAGTGCTAAAGATGATACACCATAATTCGTGACTAgatgaattgaattttatgaCATTATATTTCATGACTAGTGTAaaagatttttgtttaattcataGATGTGCTTTAGGGAGGTGTTACATTTGCTCCAcgtaaaaacaacaataagcaATAAAGTAAACACGTTGGTTTTCGATTAATTTATACAAACTATAATCTCGCTGGTGTCGCTGTTTTGTCTGGTGTAATTCAAGTTCCGTTTCCAAAGCATTGTCAAGCGTAAGTGTTGAACTACACAAGTGTGGATATCCTAATGGTATATTCAATTTGTTTAATCTACCTACTCGTGATAGTTAGTGCTTGTGACCTAATTTCCGTGAGACATAAGACCACGGATCCACTCTTCAGGTTATCCACAAATTTCGTCTAATTCATTAGCTTATCATTGTAGGTATTGTTGGTTCCGGTAAGCGGTTGCACAATATTTCGCCCGACGTAACGATGATATTGCACCCCAACAATTTCAAACATAAAAGCAACGAAACTGCAACACCACCCACTCGCAAGCACCATGAAGAGTGGCAAAAGGTCGCCAACCTTTCGAGAAGAAGTTACGTTCCATCATTGCCATATGCAGTACACATGCAGTAGAAACAGCTCGAACGAATTCTTGAAGGCAAAGTTACTTCCAAGCAGATAGCTCATCGGGATGATTTTTAGATGCTCGGGTAGAACGTACAATTgtttgcggccaagatgcgtATCGAAGTATTTCGTCATTCGAACGATATACTCCGCACGCGGCAGGGTGTGAATGCGTGCGCAGCAACTCGCACGCATGTTGGCAAATGTGTTCCGGTCGAACGCAGTTGGCAAGGAAATGTGAAGCCACTGTGGAACCGAGCGTGTCCACCAGGGGATCCATATATTCTGGGATGAGGACCTAGATGTCGGATTGAAAGAATTCCTCCAGCGTGAGTGGATCGGGTCGAAATCGACAGTACAGCAGAAACTCGGTGATCTTCGCGAGATAAGCTTCGATCAGCAGAAAGGATATTAGCTCGACGCCAATAGTGGACACGCTACCGAATGAACTGGCACCCTACAAGCACTATTCGAAATCGTTCGCACCGCTGTTTGCAGAAGGACAATAGTTTAAACAACGTTTGAACGTTTGGTTGTAATTGGAAAGGGCATCGTAGGTAAACAACGAGGGTAGATCATTCCTGGTGTCCAAGGTTAAAACACAAAAGCTCAGTAATTTTCGACGGAGCAACATCTGACCATAGCGGTTGAAGAATTGCGCCACTGCAACTGTATTTAAATCCACTATTACCACCAGCAGAAGCTTCTCAACGTCTGCTGCATGTAACAAGATGTTCTGAAGGACGGTTAGTGTGAGAAGCTGTAACGAGAATGAGAAAATTCCGAATAGGTCATAACATTTATATGAGAGTTGcatttgaaattaataattaattagatGCCATTCTAATGACACGCCTTAACCCACCTGACGATTAGCAAGCGGTGTGGTGATTGTTACAGCTTCTGGTCTTCCTCTCATCCTTTTGAATATATTCTAAATCTCAAATGAAACTCAAGTTCTCATCTGTTTTAGACAAGGTGCATATCTTTAAGGCACTAGAATTTTAAGGTTTGTGTATCTCGAGCTTAATATTGTTATCGTTTCGGGTTCTTTAATCTTCTTTGAAGTTTTGGACGAATGTCGAATGCCGTGTGGTCTCCAGCATCCAGGAAACAGCATCGCCGATAAAATTGGATTTTCATTTATTGGATTGGATTCGATATTCACTGTAGTGCACAACCGAATATTCACTGTAGTGCACTGTAGTCCATTATAGTACAGTGTGGAGTATTGGTATCCGTTGAGCTATTCGAAATATTATTTTGAGCACACCGGATTATTGGGAATCCAAATCCAGAAATTCAATCATGAAGGAGATTTGTCAATCTTGCAATTCTAAAAGGATTCGGTCGGTGTATCTGAACGAATGTCAGGTTCCAGAAATTGACTTCTTAAAAGTAGTCCAAGTAGTAGATTTTTAACTAACCGTATCTTGCGCGAGCTAATAGAGGTATtggcaaaaatgatttttctcgTACCTTTGGACTATAAAGGACACCGAGAGTTTTTCATTGAAGATCACATAAAGACTACAGGTACTGATCCTTTTCCTTCTCCCGAAATTGCCCTATGGCTGTTTAAGTGGTTGAATATTAGCTTTTTGAAAGGTTCTTAAGATTGTAATTTGGTGTTCAGTAATTTTGAGTCAGGATTTTTGAactgaatatttaaaaagcCTTTTAAATTCGCTGGATAGACTCCTATCTTGAACCTGTAGGACGGGGAATGGGATGACGACTTCCCTATTCCACCTGCCGTTAGATCAGCCATTTTCTTTAGGTAACTTTGATTCCTGGGGACAATTGAAGCCCGGAGCACGCTTAAAGGCTTATCCGCCTCTTGGGAGGCACGGAACAAGCGCACTCCCAGGTGAAATGTATGTATGTAAGTGTGACTCTCACAGCCACTTTGAAGTAGTCCTGAAAACAAAAGGGGATATATAACCGTCGTATTCATGGCGAACAATATTCCAGAAGGACAAATTAATACTGTGGGGTGAAAGCATTGTTACTGTTGATTTTAATCGTTACAATCAAGAACAATTGAATAGCGTACATCAGGAAAAATTAATAGCTACAAGATAACAGTGCTTACGAATAAAACGATACAGTAATCAAGCAAAACTTCTACGCATGCAACATGTTTCATTAACGTTATGCATTTTTTCTGCACTTCTATTCTATATTACTGTCACCGTCCTGTACAATGTTCTCAACTGTAATCATAGTTACGATTCCTTTACTTCTTCCTGATGCGATAGGAAAAACGGGGTTTTGAAGGACACTCCCGCAGTAACAAAGTACCGCACGGAAATATGGAAACTACGGTGCATTTGGTTGAAAAGTTGTAACCGGAATAGCGCACAATGTAAAgagtgaagaagaaaaggtgCCAAAGTACTGCCGGATGCGATGGAATCGATGGTAAGTGGCCAATTCGGCACGAACTTTGGTCATATAGATAAAACTTTGTCTACAACCGGCAGGTCCGCCCGAAACCGATCGATGTGTGTGGCGCAAGGTGAGAAGTTGTGAAAATGTTCACCGGTGCGAGTGTGTGCCGTAAAGTTGTCGCCCGAAGGCAGTGGAACATCGTTGTGACACATGTTGATGGACACGTGTGTTGAGCGGGGGGTGGTGAAAATGATCGAAAAAGTTGTGAAgtgatgtgtttctttttaagGTGAGAAATCACTAAAAAGTTATTTGCattcgttttttcttttacccTATGGTGCTTATTCAACCCCCTTTCATGTGAGGATACATGAGAGCAttttaatttgtaaaattAGTTCGAGATTAAACTATCAATTTTCGAAGAGACGATTATGAATACACAGCTTAAgctgatttaattttaaactcgTTTGCCAAACAACGGTGTAGGAACCCGCTACTAAGTAACCAACCGTCACATTTAAGTCGCTTTAAACCACTACCCAATTTGTTGATTTGAGTCGAAAGAagacacagaaaaaaatgtatattgaCATTTTCCACGCTTTCCACCATGTCTGCCGTACATTTCCCATAGAGGCCAGTGTCTCGCCAAAACTCATAACtaaacttgtttttttgttctttgcatttttgGTTTCAACccaattcgtttttttgttgccgcaCTTCATGTTGTTTTCTGGGCTGTTGTCAGTATTCTTTCGAAAGTGCTTCCggtggcattttttttaaatgcaaatatttatcatttcttttttgttgctgtttgctcGGCATCGTTGCCGtttccttcttgttttttttttggtttcctcTGCTGTCTGCTGTGCCGtcaaaatagcaaaacaaaatcggtagaacaaaaataaaactcggAACATCCCTTTTGCCAAAACATCCTTCCCGACATGAAAACGTTATCTGTTGGTGGCGTGGTTTATTCGCTTTATATACGCTTCGTTTGAGCTGATAGTCGGGAAAATCACACGGGTTCCATTGTGTTTTTTCCATCTAGTGCGGTAGCATCGCTTACCAAATGTGAGATAAATTGTTCTTGTACTGTCAAATAATTTAGTGATCTATGGTGGGATATTATTAAATAGTTCTACTTATTATATTCATAAtcaaattttattatattgaataattattatatttagcaatacggcctggccgttcctgagtaaataaataaaaaaaaaaaaataattattatatttagtaGATAAACATTTTTAGCTTGCACATTTTTAGCTTCTACATTTTTAGCTTGCTTATTATATTACAGTAGAAATAGTATTCTTCACATAATGGATGATTACCAGCGAAATGGTGATAAGTAATATAATgtgaattatttattgtttgcctCAACGAGCTGTACAACAAGACTTaaactaaaaattaaaaatgacaAAGAGTCTCACAAAGTAGACTAATCCTAACAAAGAACTTTCTCTGGTCAACACTCAAAAAAGAGTCAACAGTAGAAGGAACATTAGGAAGGAGAGTGCGATGAAGAAACACGAAAATgaaaggaagaaataaaaaaggagtAGTCAAAGAGGTCAGAATATACAACGAAACTAAGAAGGCCAGAAAGGAAGGGATCGATTACGGGATGGCGCGTGCGACGTGTAGGGATATGAAGAGGAGCTAAGGATCCTGGAGGCCACATAGAGAGCAATAAGGGGAAGCAAGGAAGGCGCATCAATTGTCAACATAGTAGCCTACGAGACGCAACTTTAAATCCAATTCAAACACCTAAACACACTCCTGTTGACCATCACAGAGTAAAGGAACAAAAATGAATATGAATTCAGTGCAGACAGCTTCCAGCCGAAAACTTCGCATATGTCCTTCGAGATACGAGTTCAATGATCCAGCGACCGAACGGGAGGAAAAGTGTCAATTGTTGGAGGAGTTCGAGCGAAAAATGGAAACTGTGGTAAAACGTGACAAGCTCCAGCGAACGATGGACCGCACGTTGTCTCCCAAGCTGAACGCAAGGACGCAGCGTTGCATAAATGCGGTCCCGGCTGCGATTCTTCCCGCTTCCGTCTTTCACACCCACAAGGGCGTCGACACCGCCAGTCTATCGGGTGAGTTTGGTACACGAGCGCCAGACCAACCGGCGACCCTGCAGGTGACGATAGAGCCCCGGGCCAAACCACGAGCCCTGCCACCGAGGGTGGAAAATTGGATGGCAAACTTTCTCCGGAAGCCGACGCGCGAACGCGTCCGGTGGCATTCGAAGCTGCACGAGCTGGTACCACGCTGCTCGGACCGGCCACCGTCGGAGCGGGTCGAACAGCTGATCGACGTTGGGGCGGAAGATTTTGTCGCCTGGCTCAACACGCTCGGTGCGGAACGGTCTAGCCTGACGACGGACGTCGTGAAGGGACTGTTCTCGATCGAGTCGGCCGACGAAACCTCCCGTGCGCTCATCATTGCCCCGAAGGAGATCCATGCGGTACCGGGACAGATAGCGGCGGAATGGAACGTACCACAGCTGGCGCTGGAAAATCGTATCGCCCTGCTACGACACCAAGACCGGATGCTGGCCGAGCGTGGTACGAAGCGGACCGCTTTTGGCCGGGGACTGCCGCAGGAGTTGCGTACCGGCTGGGTACCGGACGGTGCAGACGGCTGGGACGTGGAACGGCCAGACGTTCCGGACGATTTGATGAGCTTGAAACGGTTGTTCCGTGACATCTGGCACCTGCGCTCGGTCAAGTATCTGGTCGATTATCTTGCCGAGCGACCGGCATTACCGCGTCCACGGTTTTTGGAGGAGAAGGGTCTATTCCAGCGGCAGGATGTCGTTGAACCGGTTCCGTTCTACAGGAAAGTTCTGTCACAGAAAGCTCTCGCTGAAAGCATTAGGAGATAGATGAGCGCTGGTTTGGCGAGTGCTGGAATAGGTTGGGATAGGTTGGAAGAAGAAATGTATTAAATTGAAAGCAGACACATTATAGGCAATCAGCTTGTAAGTTTTTCACAGGATTGCTTCAAGAAGAAAGAATTCCAGAATTTTCAAGTTCACAAATTGTAGTTCCAATAAACAAGATTAGTTTTCCTCTGCCtccaaataatttaaatttgtagCTAGCGTCTCTGAGGTTGTCCGAGGGTTTAGAGCTAGTGGAGCTGTTCTTTCATTCGACAGAACCGGTACCGAATCTTATCCTACATAGGACTGTGAATAATCTATTATGATTGagtaaaaacaatgaaaaccaGAATTGGAAGGGTCTGGAGACTTCCTACTTCTCGGAAACTTCTTGAGCTGCGTGTTACCATTAAGGATTTAATCTTCCTGAGCAACGGAAACGAGTTTGGGCTGTGTTTTTCATTTAGTTTCCTTGTGCATAAGAATAAGTTCCAATCGCTCCGGTACAGGTTATGTTTTTACAGGTGTTGCAACTTCTTTCGAAATCGGTACGGTGGAATCCTGAACAGGACCAATTGATAGCTCTGGGACTCACATCCGCTAGCCTCAAGTGTAATGTTTTGAGAGGCGTACTTCAAGGGACCGATAATGCACTTATGTTgataccatttctatttttattcctCTCCAGCAACATTTGAACCATTGCCTGTTGGAAGGACCATTTAGCAATGCAGATTTTGGATGCACTTGAAACCCGTTTCGAACGCGCTGCATCACTCTAGTAATTGTATACATTTGTTTGCCCATTCAAATGTTGAACCGATTTGTTTCGCTCGTCCCGTAAAGACACCCATTGCACGTGTGCAGATGGAGGCAGCACAAAAGCGCATCAAACATGCTCAACGGTTTGCAACATTGCACATAATTTGAATATGAAACGGAACGTCCGGCCCCCCGAGTACCCGGGTTGGCGTTTTGTGTTTGACAAACACCCGGCCGTTCGGTCTGGGCCGCCGGTCATGCATCATCAGGTGGCTACGGTCGAATTATGTCACCGTTTCAACGCAAAACGATTGGGCGGCCGTATTCcttccgatcgatcgatacaCAACAACTCGTGCCCTAGCCGTTGACTTCTACGGTGCAGGCGGTGTTTGTCCAGCAACAGAATGTGCAGGTTGAGGTGCACGGTTTAACCACATGCGGCTGTTTAGATCAAACAAATTGCTGCAGTTgggcgacacacacacacacacaggctgGCACTTCGACGAGCGCACTGATTTGCATGATTCCCGTTCCACGTTGCATTCCGATCCCGATCATCCATTCGTGTTCGTGTTTATGCCGTTTATTGTCACAGCAAACGTAACGGATGTTGTTGGAAACAATAATTCAACCATTTTTCGATTATCTTTTGGAGCGTCAGACCTTTGTTGAGCCGTTGTCTTGTCGTATTTAATACAATGCATGACTGTCGTACGGTGGGTTGTATTATTTATGTCCGCATAACGTTTGTAGTTCAATGAATGTTTTGAGTTGCACATTATTGTAAGGTAGCACATATTAGACACTGCTTTCGTTTAAGGTAGCctaaacaaaaatttacattattttctttcggTAATTTTCGGacggttttgtattttttcgtGTATCGGTTTATTCATATACAAATCATATTAAggacattttattttgcatttattttgatCATTTGTGAAATGACGATTCTAACTTATATCAGTGGTTacaacactttttcctagtTTTCCATGAAGCTGCCTAGGATACACCACGTGCCTTTTCCTCCAATACCTCATGAATTGGGAACAAGCGGCCTTTTGCTCCTAGCTAAACCATAAGTTAAGAACTATTTTGTGAAAATTGATATCAAACTCATACACTTCGTACAAACCATAGGAAATCTTATATACTGGACGCAATTTATCAATGTTACAGTTGTGTATTCTCCAAATTGATGCAAGTTCTTCAGAGAAATAGTGGATATCCAGAATTCAAGGTATATTAAAGAGCCCGAGTCCGAACATCTACCGACCTTCCCTACAAGACGAGTAGACATGTTGTATAGGGCGCTTATCTTTCAATGTTCATTTGTGAAGAATATTTCTATATTAGCTTTATGTGTGCGAGGAAACTCTTATATAAAACGTATCATTTTTTACGGTTTATGACCAGTTTGCCGAGACCTCAGAGTTCAGAGACCCAAACAGGCGTGTGATCGGGGTACATAACTGTGCCTGTACTGTGATACGCTGTGCGCATGAGAAATCGTGTGAAAATCCTTTGCTAGCTCTCAAGGCCTTATTTAAAATGTTACCATTAGATCCGCCACTGGGTTGATGAATGTAAGTCTGGAGCGGTAGAGCTGAAGACTATAGCAATACAACGAGTACAAAAGATTGCGAGAGCTGAAGAATTCTAATCATCTTGCATTCGAAGGCACCGCCAGATCCAGTACAAAATCCCATGACTGACTGATTATCCGGATGTGTGCTAAAAATAAGTTCACACGGATAAGTCTAGACGAACACCAGTTGGAGTCGATTAGCACCGTGGAAGTGACTCAGAGGTTCCGTGAAGTGCTTACGCTACAGTCTTTGAATTATTCGATAAGCGATAAAGAAAGCGACTATACAATCAACAACACCATATTGAGTCATAGGATTCAGTGGTGGTGGAGCATCGGAAATTTGCGATATGATAACAGCGATGCCGAAGATATTGAAGGGCAAGAAAACGATCCCATTCCACCCTAAGTCATTGGACAAGTTGGTTTAATACTGATAAAGCGACACAAGTGAGCACTTTTGCTGTGAATTTATTAGAGCGTTTGTGCAAATTCTTAGCGATTCGCTAATATAACGACCATCCCCGTTGTGGCAGATTCTAGAAGGTAAATTGATAGCAACGTGAATCAGTGCAGTGAGAACTTCAACCTGCTTATAGTGGACTTTCTAACCATTTTGAGGTATAAATTCTTGCAACAAGTTTTccaattgcaaacattttctgGATTTCTCTACATCTCAATTGTGAGAAGCACATGTTGTTGGAATAGTCATAGTTTAATTAATACATTTCGAGAGACTAATATTCATGTGGGTTTCTCTTCGTGCTTTCCTTCTTTTAGTGAAACGATGGCAGCGGAAGAACAACAGGTCGGAAGCCGATCGGCGGCAGCAACTTGTGGCCTTGAATACCATACCGACGAGTCTTTAAGCTCGCGAGTCGAGAAGATATTGAACAACAAGTTGATGTCGGACGTCACGTTTATCGTTGGACCCGAAAAGCAACGAATCTACGCAAACAAGGTGCATTTGGTGACGGCGTCCGAGTATTTCTACACGCTGTTTTATGGGAACTTTGCTGAGGCAAAGCGCGACGAGATTGAACTTCCGGATGAAGATCCGGAAACATTTCTAACGATCCTGCGTCTTATTTACGGCGCGAAGGTGGACATCAATTTCGAAAATCTTCGCGATATTTACGAGCGTATGCAAATGTACCTGCTATCGACGGAATACTACAAACAATTGATAAGTTTTCTGATGGATCAGATAGTCGACAAGGATACGGCGATGAAGATTTTCCGAGAAAATCATCACTACAAGTTTCAGCTCGTCGAAGATGCATGCTTGTCGTATATTCAAAGCAATCCACTGTATTACTTTGGAAAAGAGGATGTTACTACACTTGAACGGGAAAGACTGCTTAAGATCGTTCGCttacaaaaaattaattgcacTGAGGAGCAGTTGCTTGAAGTACTCAGAAAATGGGAGATCGCAAATCCCGAATCGGACACTAAGGAATTACGGAAACTTGTGAGCGGAACAACACGTGCATGCTATTCCCATAAATTTCCTCTCCTTTCTAATGCGACGTTAGTACACGCTGCGGTAAATTCTTTTACTTCACAATTTTCATTGAAGCTCACATCACCAAAATCGGTATCACTGTACGGAATAGGTGTATACCTAGTGCctactgatgatgatgcgtcAGTTGCACTCGGGATTCTAGATTCCAATAACTACACTGAAATCTGCAGCTCGAAAGTCGTAGCAAGCCGCATTTCCTGTATGGAGATAGTGGATTTGATGTTTGAAGAAATGGAGTTAGTAAAAGGCAAACCACAAAGTTTTCGTTTAACAATCGAAAACAGCAATAGTTACATAGGTTTAAATAAACACTGTGGTCATAGTTCTGTGCacga
Protein-coding sequences here:
- the LOC128305190 gene encoding uncharacterized protein LOC128305190, translating into MNSVQTASSRKLRICPSRYEFNDPATEREEKCQLLEEFERKMETVVKRDKLQRTMDRTLSPKLNARTQRCINAVPAAILPASVFHTHKGVDTASLSGEFGTRAPDQPATLQVTIEPRAKPRALPPRVENWMANFLRKPTRERVRWHSKLHELVPRCSDRPPSERVEQLIDVGAEDFVAWLNTLGAERSSLTTDVVKGLFSIESADETSRALIIAPKEIHAVPGQIAAEWNVPQLALENRIALLRHQDRMLAERGTKRTAFGRGLPQELRTGWVPDGADGWDVERPDVPDDLMSLKRLFRDIWHLRSVKYLVDYLAERPALPRPRFLEEKGLFQRQDVVEPVPFYRKVLSQKALAESIRR
- the LOC128303411 gene encoding uncharacterized protein LOC128303411, whose amino-acid sequence is MDVSPSVESSLTTGTTTIQSLPTEVLTAIFHNLRVPDLASVRQTCRHWYEIVINNRTLMNRFVLSLRNFRIEEGVEPCLVLENTRSTFEKVCLKSCVISPAPMLWRSIGSHTVELTLNECTISGETLVGVLQSTRDNLRSLTIKSIKFDGPQIYNAPIDFRLERLHSLTIRSSFLYDGFLNLLKRICPNLKAIKLTFSSYERWGEQLVSFVAMLSATLEAITLSYTKATGALLQQIGRIKNLRLRKVSVKSCFAIKEYDILQLARLQPTIVHLNLDNLFSASEHFLHALSAFLPQMKRIKLRVARINNLHRSFLVKMPQLNYLKITDATQMKGNIDLSAYENPALEKLFVSAAMFSRNTLPRFFERCPNIRSLTLYQCTYENIHDLQIAFSHLKGLEYLNLQRTIDLGDSFFNRDVFDTIVMPFERIRFYPIANLHKLCYLNLSHCRDLSDQALMALRFPLLKKIDLRGLYITEAGIATLVRDCPQLEYVLVDACKRICDTAVLYLCRDLRNLRLLNLESCKAITDLSVEHIVRHCRSLVWLNALNCPQLSEDAKARLRNVRTIRSLHV
- the LOC128304055 gene encoding BTB/POZ domain-containing protein 6-like, yielding MAAEEQQVGSRSAAATCGLEYHTDESLSSRVEKILNNKLMSDVTFIVGPEKQRIYANKVHLVTASEYFYTLFYGNFAEAKRDEIELPDEDPETFLTILRLIYGAKVDINFENLRDIYERMQMYLLSTEYYKQLISFLMDQIVDKDTAMKIFRENHHYKFQLVEDACLSYIQSNPLYYFGKEDVTTLERERLLKIVRLQKINCTEEQLLEVLRKWEIANPESDTKELRKLVSGTTRACYSHKFPLLSNATLVHAAVNSFTSQFSLKLTSPKSVSLYGIGVYLVPTDDDASVALGILDSNNYTEICSSKVVASRISCMEIVDLMFEEMELVKGKPQSFRLTIENSNSYIGLNKHCGHSSVHDKIKIEISFGSPQNQSFAHLWVKDSKCGVGTHQAPLLCCQKSFSK